GACATCTGGGAAAAGGAGCTCGCGAAAGTTTCTGGCAAGTCCAAGACCGCGGAAGCGATCCGCTATGCAATGACCCGCCGACAATCTCTGGAACGCTTTCTCGGTGACGGCCGCATCGAGATTGACTCCAATATCGTCGAGCGCGCAATCCGTCCCCAAACGATCACACGGAAGAATAGTCTATTTGCCGGAAGCGAAGGCGGTGGCAACACATGGGCCACGATCGCCACGCTTTTGCAGACAGCTAAAATGAACAACGTCGATCCGCTCGCCTGGCTGACACAGACCTTAGTTCGCATGGCCAACGGATGGCCCGCGCAGGATATCGACGCTCTGATGCCGTGGAACTTCGAGTCGAGCGTGGTCGGCTAACCGCTTACGATACAGGTGATGTTGCCATCAGTCTTCAACCCGGCCCGGACCTTAAACCCGGAGATGTCTTCACCATCTCCGTCACAAGCAACCATGATGGCCAGCTCGTGCTTCTGGATGTCGACGCCAAGGGAATGGCGACGCAGATTTTCCCGAACACGCTGGCAAAGAAGATCACGTCACTGACTGCCGGGCAGCCGCTCACCCTTCCGGACCCCTATTACGGCTTCGATTTCGAGGCAGAAGGTGAGGGCGAAAACATGCTCGTCGCTCTCGTTGTCGAAGACGATGTCGATCTGACGCCGGTTGTGCCGAAGGAGCAGGGGCTTTCGCACAAGATCGATGCGCGCGAGGCGCTGAGCGACATCGTTGCGCGGTTGAGAAAAGTCTGGACAGGTGATGCTGAAAACCGCGGTACGGCTTGGTACGCGGGCACATTGAAATACCGCATCGATTGATGCGCCTTCCCGCCTCGCCCAAAAAACAGGCCCCGCGGGATGGCGAGGCCTGTAAAGTCGATAAATCTTTCAGATAGAGCTTAATGCAGAATCTGGCTAAGGAACAGCCGGGTGCGCTCGTGCTGGGGATTGTCGAAGAATTCGGCGGGCGAGTTCTGCTCGACGATCTGGCCCTGGTCCATGAAGATCACGCGGTTGGCGACCTGACGGGCAAAGCCCATTTCGTGGGTGACGCAGAGCATGGTCATGCCTTCTTCGGCAAGCGAGACCATGGTGTCGAGCACTTCCTTGACCATTTCAGGATCGAGCGCCGAGGTCGGCTCATCGAACAGCATGATCTTCGGCTTCATGCACAGCGAGCGGGCGATCGCCACCCGCTGCTGCTGGCCGCCGGAGAGCTGGCCCGGATACTTGTGTGCCTGTTCGGGAATCTTGACACGCTTCAGGTAGTGCATCGCCACTTCCTCGGCGTCCTTCTTCGGCATCTTGCGTACCCAGATCGGAGCGAGCGTGCAATTTTCCAGGATCGTCAGGTGAGGAAAGAGGTTGAAGTGCTGGAACACCATACCGACTTCGCGGCGCACTTCGTCGATCTTCTTCAGGTCGTTGGTAAGCTCGATGCCGTCAACGAGGATCTGACCCTTCTGATGTTCTTCCAGCCGGTTGATGCAGCGGATCATCGTCGACTTGCCGGAGCCTGACGGACCGGCAATGACGATACGCTCGCCCTTCATGACCTTGAGATTGATATCCCGAAGAACGTGGAAATCGCCATACCACTTGTTCATGTTGGTGATTTCGACGGCAACATCCGTCGCCGAGACCTGCAGTTTTGGTTTTACGGCTTCGTTTGCCATTGTATTCCCCTTTTATCGTTTGTGGCCCTTGTCGAGCATACGTTCCATGAAACCGGAATAGCGCGACATGCCGAAGCAGAAAAGCCAGAAAATGAACCCGGCAAAAACAAGCCCCGTCAGAGGCGTGACCGGAGAAGCCCAGTTTGCGTCCGAAAAGTTGAGACGGACAATACCGAGAAGGTCGAACATCGAGATGATCGACACGAGGGACGTGTCCTTGAACATGCCGATGAACGTGTTGACGATACCCGGAATGACCAGCTTCAGCGCCTGCGGCAGGATGATCAGGCGCATCTTCTGCCAGTAGCTGAGACCAAGAGAATCGGCACCTTCGGACTGTCCTTTCGGGATCGCCTGCAGGCCGCCACGGATCACCTCTGCCATATAAGCGGCCGCGAAGAGCGACACGCCGATCAAGGCGCGCAAAAACTTGTCGAACGGCGTTCCGGGCGGCATGAACAGCGGCAGCATGACGCTTGCCATGAACAGAACCGTGATCAGAGGAATACCGCGCACGATCTCGATGAAGACCGTGGACAAAAGCTTGATCACCGGCATTTTCGATCGCCTCCCAAGCGCCAGGATGATCCCAAGCGGTAGGGAGACGACGATGCCGACGAAGGACAGGATCAGGGTGACCATCAAGCCGCCCCAGAGCGCCGTTTCGACATGCTCAAGGCCAAAGAAGCCACCGACGAGCAGGAAGAACGATACGAACGGCAGCACGGCAAAGAGCAGGATCGCGTTGAGGTTCTTGTAAGGGGCCTTCGGGATGAGCATCGGGACGAGCAAAGCCACGAAGAGAATGGCGACCAGCATTGGGCGCCAGCGCTCTGCGACCGGGTAGCGGCCAAAGGCAAACTGGTCGAGTTTGGCGCCGACGAAGGCCCAGCAGGCGCCGCTCCAGCCTTCTGGCTGTGTACCGCCCTGGGCGACCGTGGCGCACACCCCACGCCCGCCGCCTGTCCAGGCGGCGTCGATGAAGAGCCAGTTGATCACCGGCGGCAGGAACCAGCCGATGAGAAGCAAGCCGATCAAGGTCAGGATGGTGTCCTTGGGGGTCGCGAAGAGGTTTTTCCGCAGCCAGAAGAATACACCCGATTCATTGATAGGAGGTGTGGATGGGCCGATGATTTCGCCTCGGACGAAGCTGTGTTGTGACATCTCTTAGCGCTCCACCAATGCCATTCTGGCGTTGAACCAGTTCATGAAGACCGACGTGATCAGGCTCAGCGACAGATAGACAACCAGCCAGATGCTCACGATCTCGACAGACTGACCAGTCTGGTTGAGGATGGTGCCTCCCACGGCCACCAGGTCGGCGTAACCGATCGCGATGGCGAGCGAGGAGTTCTTCGTCAGGTTCAGATACTGGCTGGTCAGAGGTGGAATGATGATCCGCATGGCCTGCGGCACGACGACGAGCCGGGTGGCGAGGCCAGAACGGATACCGAGGGCCTCGGCCGCTTCTGTCTGCCCCTTGCTGACGCCGCGGATACCCGCCCGGACGATTTCAGCGATGAAGGCTGCGGTGTAGAACGAGAGCGCGAGGAACAGCGACAGGAACTCCGGTCCCATGACGCTGCCGCCGGTCAGGTTGAATTTTCCGGCAACAGGAACGTCGAAGGAAATTGGCATGCCTGTCAACAGATAGACCAGCAGCGGCAGCCCGATGATCAGGCCGAGATTGGCCCAAAGAACCGGAAAACGCTGGCCGGTTGCCATCTGCCTGCGGTTCGCCGCGCGCGCTACGAAGATCGCGGCGATAATACCGATGACCAGAGCATAGAATATGAACTGGGCGCCATCCGCGAATACCGGCTTCGGGAAGGCCAGTCCGCGGTTGTTGATGAACATGCTGAACGGCAGGACCAGAGATTCACGCGGCTGCGGCAGAACCGCCAGAACGCCGCTGTACCAGAAGAAGATGACGAGCAGGGGCGGAATGTTGCGAAACACTTCCACATAGATCATCGATAGTTTGGCGATCAGCCAGTTATGGGAAAGACGGCCGATACCGACAATGAAGCCGATGATGGTCGCTGTGACAATGCCTGTGATCGCCACCAGCAGCGTGTTGAGGAAGCCGACGTAAAGCGCGCGGCCATAGGTCGAGTCGCTGCTGAACGGAACAAGGGATTGTCCGAGATCAAAGCCTGCACGTCCGTTGAGAAAGCCGTAACCCGAGGCGATGTTTGCGCGCTTCAGGTTCTCGATGGTGTTGGCGCTCACCCAATAGATAAACAAGATCAGGAGCGCCATGGTCAGGATCTGGTAGGCGATACCCCTGACGTTTGGATCGTTCAAAATAGAGCCTGTCGACCGGCTTTTGCCGGACGGATTCATGGCGTCGACTGTCATTCAGAGCCTCATTTCCCCGAGCCGCCCTTTTGGACGATCATTCTTATTGGGAGAGAAAAGCGGCCGAAGCCGCTTTTCAAGTCTTGTCTTGCTGGGATCAGCGAACCGGAGGTGCGTACTGGATGCCGCCCTTGCTCCAAAGAGCATTGAGGCCGCGCTCGATCTTCAGCGGGCTACCAGCGCCGATGTTGCGGTCGAAGACCTCGCCGTAGTTACCGACGGCAGTGATGATCTTTGCAGCCCAGTCGTTTTCGAGGCCGAGATCGGTTCCGATCTTGGTGTCGGCTTCAACACCGAGGAAGCGCTGAACATCCGGGTTCGGAGACTTCTTCATCTCTTCGACGTTGGCCTGGGTAATGCCGAAGTCTTCAGCATTGATCAGGGCGTAGTGAACCCAGCTGACGATATCGAACCACTGGTCGTCGCCCTGGCGAACGGCCGGGCCGAGCGGTTCCTTGGAGATGATTTCCGGCAGGATGACGTGATCATCCGGAGCCGAAAGGGTGAGACGCAGCGAGTACAGGCCCGACTGGTCGGTGGTGTAGACGTCGCAACGACCAGCGTCGTAGGCGGCGTTCACTTCTTCGAGCTTTTCGAAGACGACCGGGTTGTACTGCATGTTGTTGGCTTTGAAGTAGTCGGCGAGGTTAAGCTCGGTCGTGGTGCCGGTCTGTACGCAGACGGCAGCGCCGGACAGTTCAAGGGCCGACTTCACATTCAGGCTCTTGCGAACCATGAAGCCCTGGCCGTCATAGTAGTTGACGGGGCGGAAGTTGAAGCCGAGTGCGGTGTCGCGGTTGATTGTCCAGGTCGTGTTACGGGCCAGGACATCGACTTCTCCGGACTGCAGCGCAGGGAAGCGATCCTTGGCGGAGGTCGGCGTGTACTTGACCTTGGTGGCGTCACCGAAGATGGCGGCTGCGATAGCCTTGCAGTAATCGACGTCGAAGCCGCTCCAGTTACCGGAAGCATCCGGGGAGGCGAAGCCTGCCAGACCGGTGTTGACGCCGCATTGAACGAAACCCTTGGCTTTAACGTCGTCCAGCGTCGAAGCGGACGCACCGTGAGTGCCAATCCCCATAACGGCAGCGCCGATAAGCGCCGTCAGGATTTTTTTTCCCATTTTTTATAACCTTTTTAAGTTGTCGTTCTCCGTCCTGCGCCGTCTGAGCCGAAGAAGACGGCCGCAGCCCCCGCCACCCTCCTGGCGCGAGTACCACATATCACATGCTCAAATGTCCGCAGGGTCAAGACATCGTGCCGATTTTTTGGGCCGGGCGTGTTCAAACCTGCGTTCCGCTTTCGGAACGGGCAGTTTTCTTCGGATCAGTGCAGTGGATGATCAAAAAAGCGACAGGCAGTCGGTCCTGCCTGTAGGGTAAGCGGCCACATGTCGGGGCTTGACCCCGGCAAGCCCGAAGTTGAAAAGTCCTTCAACGACATTCCTCAGACGGATTCTCCCATGAACGATAAGAAGAGTTTTCTGGCCGACGCCGGAACCAACACGCGGCTCGCTCACATCGGTAACGACCCAGCGGATTATCACGGTTTCGTGAACCCTCCGGTGGTTCATGCGTCCACGGTGCTTTTTCCAAATGCCCGGACCATGGAGACACGGAACCAGAAATATACGTACGGCACGCGCGGCACGCCGACCACAGATGCCCTTTGCGAAGCGATTGATGACCTCGAAGGTTCGGCCGGCACAATCCTCGTCCCCTCGGGCCTGGCTGCGGTCACCGTTCCTTTCCTGGCATTCCTGTCCAGCGGCGATCACGCGTTGATTGTCGATTCAGTCTATTTTCCGACCCGCCATTTCTGCGACACGATGCTGAAACGTCTGGGCGTTTCGGTCGATTACTACGATCCGATGATCGGGGCGGGCATCGAGGCGCTGATCAAGCCGAGCACAAAGCTGGTGCATACGGAAGCTCCTGGCTCCAACACTTTTGAAATGCAGGATATCAGCGCAATCAGCGCCGTGGCCCATCGTCATGGCTGCGTCGTGACGATGGACAATACCTGGGCGACGCCTCTCTATTTCAGGCCCTTGGATCATGGCGTGGACATCTCCATCCATGCCTCCACGAAGTATCCGTCAGGCCATTCCGACATTCTTCTTGGCACGGTATCGGCGAATGCAAAGTACTGGGAGCAGCTGAAGGAAGCCAACATTACGCTCGGCATCTGTGGTGCACCCGATGACAGCTACCAGATCTTGCGCGGCCTGCGCACCATGGGTGTCCGGCTGGAGCGCCACCAGGAAAGTGCGCTCAACATTGCACGCTGGCTCGATGAGCGCGAGGACGTCGCCCGTGTTCTGCATCCTGCATTGCCGAGCTTTCCCGGACACGATCTCTGGAAGCGCGATTTCAAGGGCGCAAGCGGCATCTTCTCCTTCGTCCTGAATGTTGATAGCGCCGACCAGTTCAAGACAAAGGCACATGCCTTCCTTGATGCGTTGCGTCTTTTCGGGCTTGGCTACTCCTGGGGCGGATATGAAAGCCTGGCCTTGCAGGTCGGTCTCTCGGACCGACGCATCTGCACGGCGCCCGTCGAAGGTCCAGTGCTGCGGCTGCAGATCGGCCTTGAAGATGTGGCCGATATCCGCAGGGACATCGAGGCAGGCCTTGCAGCTGCAGCTGCCGTCTGAGCCACTTCAGTCCTGAGGCTGATACCCGTAGAGCCAATCGAAATCGGCGGCCAGATTTTCGGGCCGCCGAAGCGAGAGCATGATGTCGCGCCCGAGGCGAAACGGCCCGGCGGCATGGTAGGCAAAGCGATTGAAAGCGCCGCGCGAGCGAACCCGCGCGATGCGGGGGCGGCGATGCTGGCTGAATGCCGCGAGCGCCGCCTGCTGATCCGAAATCTCGGACAGGAAATGCGCGAGTTCAAAGGCATCCTCGATCGCCATCGCAGCGCCCTGTGCTGCAAACGGCATCATCGCATGGGCGGCATCGCCGATCAGTATGGTGTGTCCAGAATGGTGCCAGGAACCCTCGGTCACCTCGTGCAAGGGCCACCTCGTGATTTCGGGTGCGTTGAGAACAAGCCCGCGGAGATCGGGATGCCATCCGGAAAGGGCGTGCGCGAGCTCATCTCGGTCGGTTACATTCGTGGCCCAGTTTTCGTTTTCCGCAGCACCTTTAGAGATCGCCACGAGATTAAACCGCGAAGCTGTCAGCGGATAGGCGACAAGATGGGCGCCACTCCCCAGAAAAGCAGTGACGCGGCGGGCGTCGAGGCTGCCCGGGAGATCTGCCTCCCGTAACGTCATGCGCCAGGCAATATTGCCGGAAAATTTAGATATTCCAGCAGTTTCCAATCTTTTTCTTGTCTTTGACCAGACGCCATCGGCGCCCAAGAGCAGGCGATATCCCTCAGGTGGACGCCCGGCATCGACGGTCTCACCCATTCGAAGTGTGCAGAGGGGTTCGGCTTTGACGGCATCCAGAAGAACGCGCTGGAGATCGCCGCGGTGGAGAACGGCGTAAGGTGCTCCCCAGCGTTCTCTCGCAAAGCGACCACAGGGAACGGTAGCGATCGTGCGCAACGACCTGCCGTCAGCAAGGGACACGCTTTCGGGAAGTCGCCACACGGTTTCCAGTGCCGGCAGAAGACCGAGCTTGTCGAGAATGCGTGTTGCATTGGGGGAGAGCTGAAGTCCCGCCCCGATCTCGCTCAAGGCCTGCGCCTGATCGAATATCGCAACGGTAAAGCCCTTGCGGGCAAGTGACAGCGCTGCTGTCAGGCCGGCAATGCCGGCCCCCGCGATCATGATGGGACCGGTTTCAGCCATGGGGGTGCGACTGTCAGAAGAGGAAGATCGCTATCGCGATCAGGCTGCCTTGTCTGCAAAGGTGCAGCCGTCAGGAACGGTCTGGTTCGCCTTGAGTTGCGGATTGTAGCGATAAAGCGTCGAGCAGTAGGAGCAGACCTTTTCGTTGTCGTCGCCCATGTCGATGTAGATATGCGGGTGGTCGTAAGGAACGGATGCTCCGGTGCACATGAATTCCTTGACGCCGATTTCGATCACCCGGTGACCGCCGTCGTTCTGGAAATGGGGAATACCGTGCCCGGCCATGAGATGCTCCACTTGCAAGTTTTAAAGTTCGTCTGTTGGCGCGCACCATAGAAAGCTTTGACGCAAAAGTGTAGCGGCAAAGATGTCGCTGCCCGCCGTTTTTTCGGGATCAGGGGTTTTCTCCCGGCGGCAGAGGGCATAGGTTCCGGCCGAATTCAGACCTGCCGGATATCTCCCATGGATCTCAACCCGCCACCATTTTCGCCGTTCAGCCATGACGGATTGTCGATTGCCTATTTCGACGAAGGCGACCCGTCGGGCGAACCTGTGCTCCTCATCCACGGTTTTGCCTCGAGTGCCAACGTCAACTGGGTTTTTCCCGGATGGCTGAAGACGCTCGGCGACGCCGGCTATCGTGTTATTGCGTTCGATCATCGCGGCCATGGCGCCAGCAGCAAGCCGCATGATCCCGCGCTTTATCATCCGCAGTCCATGGCGGCGGATGCCGTGGCGCTGCTCGATCACCTTGGCATCGCGACGGCTAATGTCATGGGTTATTCGATGGGCGCGCGTGTTACCGCCTTCATGGCACTTGCCCATCCCCATCGGGTTCGCACGGTGATTTTCGGCGGGCTTGGCATCGGCATGGTCACGGGCGTTGGCGACTGGGATCCAATTGCGGGTGCCCTGCTTGCGCCGTCGCTGGATGATGTAACTCACGAGCGGGGACGAATGTTCAGGGCTTTTGCCGAGCAGACGAAGAGCGACCGCCTGGCACTGGCTGCCTGTATCTCCACCTCACGCGACCTGCTGACGGCCGAGGATATGGGACGTATCGATATTCCCGCGCTCATAGGTGTGGGCACGAAAGATGACATCGCCGGTTCCGCCCAGGAGCTTGCCGACATCATGCCCCATGCGACGGCGATCGATATCCCCGGACGTGACCACATGCTGGCCGTCGGCGACCGGGTTTTCAAGAAAGCCGTATTGGAATTCTTGACCACATTCGGCCACGGCTGACGAAGCGGGCAGCCGCCCATTTCTATTGGCGGAAATTTGCCTTATATCTGAGACGACGACGGACTACGAAGGAGAGCGACGATGGTCGCCAGGACAGATATTCGCCCGACCGAAACCGTGAAGGTCATGGATCCCATTTGGGACAGCCTTCAGGAAGAGGCGCGCGTTGCCGCGATGCAGGATCCGCTGCTGGCGGCATTTCTCTATTCGACCGTGATCAACCAGCGTTCGCTGGAAGATGCCGTGATCTATCGGATCTGCGAACGCCTCGACCATCCGGATCTGCAGGCCAACCTGTTGCGCCAGACCTTCGCGGAGATGCTTGAGGAGTGGCCCGAATGGGGCTCGATCCTGCGCGTCGACATTCAGGCGGTCTATGATCGCGATCCCGCCTGCACGCGGTTCATCGAAGCCGTTCTGTATTTCAAGGGCTTCCATGCCCTGCAGACACATCGGCTCGCCCACTGGCTGCTTGAGCGTGGCCGGCGTGATTTTGCCCTTTACCTGCAAAGCCGTTCGTCTTCCGTATTCCAGACGGATATCAATCCGGCAGCCCGCATTGGCAAGGGCATCTTCCTCGACCACGCGACAGGCCTCGTCGTCGGCGAGACTGCCGTTATCGGAGACAACGTCTCGATCCTCCACGGCGTCACGCTCGGTGGCACTGGCAAGGAAGGCAGCGATCGCCACCCCAAGATCGGCAACGGTGTGCTGATCGGCGCTGGTGCGAAGATTCTCGGAAACATTCATATCGGCCACTGCTCGCGTGTTGCGGCCGGTTCCGTCGTGTTGAAGGCAGTGCCTCCGAAGACCACTGTTGCAGGGGTTCCTGCCCGTGTGGTGGGCGAGGCGGGATGTTCCGAACCTTCGCGTTCCATGGATCAGATTCTGGCCGCCTACGAGATCTGATCTGTCTCGCGTACATTGCGCTTCTGGACGACCGCTTGATCCGGCGGGAATTGACAGGTAGCGGCGCCTTTATGGGTTTACACCGCTTTGGCCAGTGTGCGAGAAACGGCGCAAATCAAAACCGCCATGGAGAAAAGACTTGAAGCCCGAAGAAATCCGCAAGCTGGAAGCTTATTTCAAGCGCACCTTCAACCAGTCGATGGTCATCAAGGCGCGTCCGCGCAAGGATGAATCGGCGGAAGTTTACCTCGGCGACGAGTTCCTGGGAGTCGTCTTCCGGGATGAGGAAGACGGTGAGCTTTCCTACAACTTCTCGATGGCAATACTCGATATCGACCTGTAAGTCGAAGATATCGCCTTGAAGCATTTTTAACCCGGCTTGATGATTTCAAGCCGGGTTTTTTGTAAAAATAATACTTTTCATATTGGTTTTTGAAGAATTTTTGAAAAAATCTTGAAGTTTAAGTCAAGTCGTTGGGTTGTAAGTCTTTTATTGCATTGCACGCATATCTTGACTTTTTTGTGCGGTGCATATAAATTACGAACATCCGCGGGCCGACAATAAGGAGCACCCAATGTTCAATTTCGACGAAGCCAACAAGAAGAGCAAGGAAACGATGGACACCGTGCTGAAAAGCTACGCGTCGGTCTCCAAGGGGTTCCAGGCCATAGCAACAGAAGCCGCCGATTATTCGAAGAAGTCCTTCGAAGAGGGCGTCGCCCATCTCGAAAAAATTACCTCCGTGAAGAGCGTTGAGGCTGCTTTCGAACTGCAGACCAACTATTTCAAATCCGCCTATGAAGCTTACGTCGCTGAAGCCACCAAGCTCGGCGAAATGTATGCCGATCTCGCCAAGGACGCCTACAAGCCTTACGAGGCGCCTGTTGCCAAGGCGACCGCTGCCGTCAAGGCTGCCGCTGCCTGATCGACGTTTCAGTTATTAGTGCATATATGACCGGTCGTGGTTTCCACGGCCGGTTTTTTGTTGTTCATCGGTGTGCTCCCACAACGCTCAAGCATGAGAAAAGTAGTCAATCTTCGTGATGACGACGCAATTGTGATTGCAGTGCAGAAGAACAGCCTTAAAATCCGAAAAAGAACCACTAGATTATGTGTCACGTAGGGTCGCGGACCAACTCGCCCTCGCGCGATACGACCAAGGGAATGAAGACGCATGAAAGTGATGCCGGTCCGGATGCAAAAAGAGGGTGACGGGGACGCCGGGAATGGCAACCGTGGTACCTCTGTTATCACCCGGACAAAGCCAAAGACCAAGAAGCCCAGCCTTTATCGAGTCCTGCTTCTGAACGACGACTACACGCCCATGGAGTTCGTGATCCATATTCTGGAGCGTTTTTTCCAGAAGGATCGCGAAGCGGCGACCCTGATTATGCTGCATGTTCACAATCACGGCGTGGGCGAGTGCGGTGTCTTTACCTATGAGGTCGCCGAAACCAAAGTGACGCAAGTGATGGATTTTGCCCGACAGCATCAGCATCCCCTGCAATGCGTCATGGAAAAGAAATGAGGAACGAACGTGCCAACATTTTCGACCAGCCTTGAAAAGGCGCTGCACCAGGCTCTGACACTGGCCAACGAGCGTCATCACGAATACGCGACGCTGGAGCATCTGCTCCTGGCGCTGATCGATGATTCGGATGCGGCGGCGGTTATGGGGGCCTGCAACGTCAACCTCGACAGCCTTCGCAAGACGGTGTCTGATTATGTCGATAACGAACTCGGCAACCTGGTGACGGGCTATGACGAAGATTCCAAACCGACAGCCGGCTTCCAGCGCGTCATCCAGCGCGCTGTCATCCATGTACAATCGTCCGGCCGGGAAGAGGTGACGGGTGCTAACGTACTCGTTGCGATCTTCGCCGAGCGCGAAAGCCACGCTGCATATTTCCTGCAGGAGCAGGAGATGACCCGTTACGATGCGGTCAACTTCATCTCGCACGGCATCGGCAAGCGGCCGGGAGCCTCGGAAACACGCACGCCGCGTGGTGCCGATGAGCCCGAATCGGAGCAGAAGGCTCCGCGCGGGGATCCGGAGGAGAGCGGCGCCAAGAAGCAGCAGGACGCCCTGACCGCCTATTGCGTCAATCTCAACGAGAAGGCCAAGGTCGGCAAGATCGATCCGTTGATCGGCCGCCACGCCGAGGTCAACCGCACGATCCAGATCTTGTGCCGTCGCTCTAAGAACAACCCGCTCTATGTAGGTGATCCCGGCGTCGGCAAGACGGCAATAGCCGAAGGTCTGGCCAAGCGCATTGTCGAAAAGAAAGTGCCGGAAGCGTTGCAGGATGCGACCATCTTCTCGCTCGACATGGGTACACTGCTCGCCGGCACCCGCTATCGCGGTGACTTCGAAGAGCGCCTGAAGCAGGTCGTCAAGGAACTGGAAGATTATCCGGGCGCGGTGCTGTTCATCGATGAAATCCACACCGTCATCGGAGCGGGCGCAACCTCGGGCGGCGCCATGGATGCGTCGAACCTGTTGAAGCCGGCTCTGTCCTCCGGGGCGATCCGCTGCATTGGCTCGACCACCTACAAGGAATATCGCCAGTTCTTTGAAAAGGACCGGGCGCTTGTCCGTCGCTTCCAGAAGATCGATGTCAACGAGCCAACGATCGACGATGCCATCGAGATCATGAAGGGTTTGAAGCCCTACTTCGAAGACTATCACAAGTTGAGATACTCCAACGAGGCGATCAAGTCGGCCGTCGAGCTTTCTGCCCGCT
This genomic stretch from Pararhizobium capsulatum DSM 1112 harbors:
- the cysE gene encoding serine O-acetyltransferase: MVARTDIRPTETVKVMDPIWDSLQEEARVAAMQDPLLAAFLYSTVINQRSLEDAVIYRICERLDHPDLQANLLRQTFAEMLEEWPEWGSILRVDIQAVYDRDPACTRFIEAVLYFKGFHALQTHRLAHWLLERGRRDFALYLQSRSSSVFQTDINPAARIGKGIFLDHATGLVVGETAVIGDNVSILHGVTLGGTGKEGSDRHPKIGNGVLIGAGAKILGNIHIGHCSRVAAGSVVLKAVPPKTTVAGVPARVVGEAGCSEPSRSMDQILAAYEI
- a CDS encoding DUF3126 family protein, with translation MKPEEIRKLEAYFKRTFNQSMVIKARPRKDESAEVYLGDEFLGVVFRDEEDGELSYNFSMAILDIDL
- a CDS encoding phasin family protein — protein: MFNFDEANKKSKETMDTVLKSYASVSKGFQAIATEAADYSKKSFEEGVAHLEKITSVKSVEAAFELQTNYFKSAYEAYVAEATKLGEMYADLAKDAYKPYEAPVAKATAAVKAAAA
- the clpS gene encoding ATP-dependent Clp protease adapter ClpS; translated protein: MKVMPVRMQKEGDGDAGNGNRGTSVITRTKPKTKKPSLYRVLLLNDDYTPMEFVIHILERFFQKDREAATLIMLHVHNHGVGECGVFTYEVAETKVTQVMDFARQHQHPLQCVMEKK